The genomic stretch TCGAGCATCATCATCAACCAGACAAGGCCAAAGTGGGCCAAACAGAACCAAGACTTTAACAACACCGTGAGAGACATAACCATATTATAATATTCACCCCTTGATATAATCAAAAGTTTTTAATATTATTGGCTAATTGGTTTTATACTTCATTTTTGAACTCCTTAAACTTTTCTAAGGATTCAGATTTGAGTTTCACTAAATACGCATAACCATATTTATTGTACTCATCAGTAAATGTGATCAAGTATTGGAAAGTTTTTAATGTTAATGCCTAATTGATTTTATACTTCTTTTTTGAACTCCTTGAACTTTCTAAGGATTCAGATTTGAGTTTCACTAAATACACATATCCATATTTATTGTACTCATCAGTAAATGTGATAATTTATTGAAAACCTCATCTGAATGGTGTGTTGAGTGGTCCACATACATCAGTATGTATGGATGTTAAAAGATCATTAGTCCTTTCACCTTTTCTTGTGAATTGTGATTTTTGTCATCTTTCCAAGTAAACAAGATTTGCATGTCTCATATGATTCATAATTTAAAAAGTCCAAGAATCCATATTTATGGAGTTTTGAAATGAGTTTCTCATTTATGTCCCCTAAGTGATAATGCTAAAGGTAAGTCATATATAACCTATTAGGTTTCATCCTTTTTGTATTAATGTTATAAATTGACATTTCAAGATCAAGGACATACaatctattttttatttgtgGAGTATTATAGAATATATCAATTAAGTAAATAGAGCAACAATTGTTTGTTATCATAAATTAAAAACCAAACTTATACAaacaagaaacaaaaataatattcctGTTAATTGCAGGTACATAATAAGGCTCTTTAAGTGAACTAATAAACCACTAGGTAAATTCAATACATAAGTTCCTATGGCTAAAACATCAACATTTTATCCATTGTCAACTCGTAGATCAACTTTACCTTTTGCCAATTATCAACTCGTTTTTAACCCTTACACATTAGTACAAATGTTAGAAACACATCCATTAACCAATGCCCATGACGCAGAAgtagataaatttatttttataatgaaaaaaCCTGAATTTGAAGTCTCTACttcattatttttatctaccaagtATTTTCAGTAGTTTCTCTTCCAATGTTTGATCTTATCGCAGTAGAAGAAAGTTCTCTCCTTAGTTATACATCTTTTAGTCTTCAAAGTACAAGCATCAAGTTTAGGCCTTGAAACTTCCTTTCCATTCCATTTACTACCATTCTTGTTAAGCCCAAACAACAAATTAAagttacacacacacacagacaCCAATCTTACGATCTTTAGACCTCTATTGTCATCCTTTAAAAGACTCAATAAACTATTAGGGGCCGAAGAAAAAGAAGCAAAATCAGGCCTAAGACTTCAACCAATATTGACTAACATGTGTGCACATATATTCACCTCATTGTAAAAATGACACAAGCTAACATCTTCAAACGTTCACAGCAACTTCCGAATTTGACTAATTCATTCATATTTAAATTAATGAAAATGAATGAAGTTCTCTATAATCAGCTGCAAGATCAAATCATTCACGAGCTTTTTCTTGAGGGGAAAACTCAATCTTTCGAGGTTCTCTACTTACCCAATCATCTTGAGTACATAAGGATCTACAGGGCTCCCTCACCTAACTTGCCTTGAAAATAGATTTAGAAACTTCAAATCTGTCATGCCTAGGTTGCTTTTAATGTAGCATATTTAGGTGTTAGATCATATCGAGCATTGTCAAATTCTCATGTTGCTTTTGAAATTGAGAGTTCATGGTAGCCAGCATGATTTAGGAAGTTTCTAAGGAGTAATTAAtatgcttcttataagcatctctTTCAGTATTACGAGCACAACTTGGAGTCTTTTGTTCACTAATTGGTCCTTGACATTTTTTCCTTGTCAAGGTAGATTGCAAAATGTTGTTTGATGTTTTTTTTGACATGGTAATCTACATTTGAAAAATAGTGAAGATATAAGCATCATTAATAAAACTTATTCAATTAGGTCTTTAATTAAATATGCTCTCATTGTTTTACTCAAATCAAATATACCTCACCATTTGATTCCGGAAATCTCGTTGGAAGATTTTCTAGTGGATTGAGATTTGTACTTCACTTAGTTTTAAGTTAGTGGTAGGATGATTATACAAAACTCAGTTATTTATGTAGGAACTCCTTCCAATTGTATCTAATATAAATATAGATTATTATTAGTGGGGTGAATAACTTCTTATTCAAGTCCATTATATAAAGTGTTCCCAATTTTCGCTTCTATACGTatctaattttattataattagtttagtttagttAAAACCAATAAGTTAGCAATTTTATATTACATGTATCCCATCAAATCTTACTAATATAGAACATGCACCTTACCGGGGGGAACTAGATTATTTGATATTAGTCTTGATGAGTGCTAAATATTTGAAAGCTTAAACTTAATATTTATATTGAAGGAGTTTGTAATTAGTATTAATCTAGCCGACTTACTTATCATACAAATTGTCTCAAAAATCTATCAACATACATATATTAAAATGATATGGCTATGTATTCTAACGCAATTGTTCCCTCAAGCCTATTAGAAAACCTAATTTAAACCTAAGAATAAGCTATGCTTCTCAAAATATGACATCCATGTAAGAACTAGATTTGAATCTGCATTTGgcctttagttttgatgataaaaattcatgatatcttaggggacaatttttTTCCCTTATGGTTTttgtctagtgtgtagcttttgaTTCCAGGTTATGACTCTGATAGTATGGCATGTGAAGTCATCAGTTTCTGAAATCAACACACTTTGACCATAGGAAGATACGAATCGTGCTTTACAAAGATTAATCAAGATCTATAACGCTCTTTTGATTGTACTTCTAACATAATACAAGTCATTGCTTCTGATTGTGACTCTGATAAAGGATCTTCTGAAGACTCTCAAGATCTGACTTTTGGCATAAGTTCCGAAGACCAAGTTCCTTCCAAACATCTAACAAAGGGTATTACAATCACACATTCAAAATATATAAGAGAGGTTATTTTACTCACACACATGTCCTTTATTTCCACATTCAAATCATGTAAAATTATGGTTTGAAGTATATGTCTTCTTATTCTTGAGAAATTTCCTCCTTTAACcgaaacttaattttttttatcatttcggAGAAGTTCGCTAAGTCTTTTTACAAGAAGAGTGCTCTTGAAATTTTTCGAACAATGTCGTAGACGTCATTTTGGATAGGCTTTTTTTTAGATATCAATGTCACTTTCAGTTACCATCTCCTGTTTAAATATCTAAGAATTTTAAGATTAAGTACATCATTATATAAACTCTTACCAAGCGCCGATAAGTAGTTTGTCAAGTGCAAAAATCTTTTCCGCAAGTTAACAATTGACTCTTTGCATGACATCTTAAACATTTCATACTCTTGAGATAGCATGTTCAATTTTGACCTTTTCACAGTTCCTCCAAGAGTGACTTCTAACGTAGCCCCATATTTCCTTCGTTGTTTTGCATTGAGAGACAAGGAAGAATTCATCAATGCTTAGGGATGCTTGGAGCAATTTCTTCGCTTTCTTGTCATAGATAAGTTTTTTCTTATCATCTTCATCCCAAGAACTTTTGGTCTTGGGTGTACCATCCCCATTTATAACACTCATAGGAACGAACATATCATTTTCTGCTGCATCGcacacttcttctccttgtgcttcaaGATGTGCTTGCATATATATCTTTCAAAAATCATAATATTCACCACAGAATAAATGAGGTTTTGTTGTTACTACCATCATCTCTAAAAACCAGATTTACAGAAGCCATTCTTTGGATTTAAGGAGAAAGTTACCTATAACAtcctctgatgccaaatgtaagtttAGAGTGTAATCTAAGAGGGAGTGAACCAGatattttagtattttagccTTTTCTCAATTTTGAGTGATGACaccttgttcttatttttctggaaCAGTTCTGATGATAAAGTGCATAATTataaaaagcaataaaataaaataaagaacacaacaatATATCCTAGTTCCTCTTTCCAAAcaagagtactccagtcccctcaCACTCCATGTGAGATTTCATTATGTTAGAAACCATTACAGTCTACCACTAAAACTCTTTTAACTTTCTATTACAATCAAGAAGACACACTACCTTCTGATTTTACAACACACAAAAGGAAGCATATCTCTTTTAATTTGATACAAATGATCACTAACACTTTGTGATCAATACATACTTTTTAATAGATATTTGAAGTAAGTTGTTGCACTTTGAATCAATGTCTCTAcaaagattgatcttctcttctaATAAACAATTCAAATATAATACAATTAGATAGTGTTGATGATACCTCTCCAAAGCAATGGCAATGTTTAGAAATAACATGATTCAAGTGGCAATGATTCTGAAAAATGTATGGAATCAATGTAATAAAGAGGTAtgtaaaaattcataatttttcaaaagttcTACGGGTGTAATTGATTGCATAGTTATGTCAACTGATTATACTCTTTGCTacgttaaaaaaatttcaaaaatgaaCTGGTGTATTTGATTTGCATATTTTGTCAACCGATTATACTATGTTGAAAtttcaaaaacattcaaaacataaCTAAAATGCAACTAGTTGGCTTATTATGCTAACTGATTATTAAAGtggaaaatttgttttttttttttcactttgaaAAACCATGAAATGAAAGAGTATGCAAAAGGAAAGTTTGTGAACCTTAAGAACAAATGAGATGAAATTTCTTTGAGCATCTAATTATATAGACAAGTTAATTGATACTCGAGATACCTTGATGAAATATTCAATCTCAAGTCTTGAACACAAGCAATCTATTTTGTCTTCTTGAACACTTCTTCTTGAACGCTTCTTATTGACCTATAAACTTACATTTCACGATTAAATTTAATGGATCATTTCATTAAATGGTAAATAAATGTCATGAACCACCCATCAAATCCTATTGTATGATAAAATTGGCCATTAAAAAAGTACTTTGCACTTCACTaaagaaaaactaaaataattgttgTTAAAGACAAAATACTTGATTGTtgacattaaaaataataaatcttaTTGGAAAGTGAGAGCTTGTTTGTATAATTAAATTCAATACATATTATAATCACAATTAATAATATACAAATCTACACATGACACCACTCAACAGTTTTTCGTTTGAACCATGTAATAAACAATTGATCAAGAACCCAAAAAGGGAAATCAATTAGGGGGACAAACTACAGAAATTTAAAAGcaaagaaaattaactttaacaaataaagcaaaaatataaaaaataaacctaCACTAcacttaactttttattttaaaaattataaatatttttcgcGCAACTGTATAAAGAACTGTATAAGATCACGATAGACAATAAAATTTATGTACGAttcatattttagaaaaaaagaaaaaacttacatatatttgtgtttgtcTCAGATATCTACACTGAATTGTCGTGTCAATGTCGTGGATGTATTTGAAATATCTATGTTTTAGAGAGTAAAACTAATACTAGTAAAAGAAGTTAAATTACTACATTGATACAATTGAATTCAAACCTAAAACATCTGATTAAATTCATAGAAATCACTTATCATCTCGAATATTTTTAGGTGTTACACTtaactttttataatatttaaatatatatattcatttatttCCATCAACAAAACATAGTCTTGTCAACCACCCCTATCTCCAAGACATTGCCGGTTTGAACAAAgccatctctctctttctctctccgtACAACACATCATGTGAAGGTTTTGCTGGTTTCTATCTTCTCCACCCTGTCAATGCCCCAAAATCTACACCTTCACCATCCTAAAACTTTCCCAACCTCTTGATCCCTTTCAACACACACAAAACCACACTTGTGTTATGTTTTCTTGTCCTTAACATTCATAGTATTCATTATATATAAACAATCTCAACTCAACCATGTTTTCTCTCTAGGGTTTCAATCAATTTCTTAAcctttccaaattagggtttgagTATTTATTTATAGACTTGTTAAATGGAAGAATACATTAATAATCCAAATCCAAATCCAAATCAAAATCAATCTTCTAGGCCAAATTTCTTGTATAACCAGATTCCAATGAACAACAACTcctttcatcttcaatcaagaggATCAGAAAATTGTTTTCAGTCAGAACAAgtacatcatcatcaacatcaacatcatcaacaaagtgcTGTGAAAACTGAATCTAATAGTACTTCACAACTTCATACTCCAATTTTTCATTACCCTAATTTAATGAGAACAAATATTATTCCACAAACAATTATGAATCATCATCAACAAAGTGGTGGAGGAGGAGGAAGTCCTAGTAGCTCTAATGAAGCTGAAGCTATAAAAGCAAAAATCATTGCTCATCCTCAATACTCTAGTCTCTTACAAGCTTACATGGATTGTCAAAAGGTCACTCACTATtatcaatcattattattattttttaaaataatttaatctaAGATTCTCATCATCATAATAATTTAATCAAACATATATAtacctaattttttattttttatatatatagatatatattaattattttttaatatgtgtAGATTGGAGCACCACCTGAAGTGGTGGCTCGTATGGTGGAAGCAAGGCAAGAGTTTGAAGCAAGACAAAGATCTTCAGTTAACTCAAGAGAATCTTCAAAAGATCCAGAACTAGACCAATTCATGgtaattattttgataatatttttttatatataaaataaaatatatagatttataaaaatattttgtgtgtgtgtgtttttttaatAGGAAGCATATTATGATATGCTTGTGAAGTATAGAGAAGAATTAACAAGGCCAATACAAGAAGCTATGGATTTCATGAGAAGAATTGAAACTCAGCTAAATATGCTTTGTAATGGACCCCTTAGGATCTTCCCAGGTGAGtaatctttttattattaatattaatattatagtaattaattaattaattaattaacttcaCTGAAATTaagtgattaattaattaattgtggATTATGGAGTACTAGCTTCTAGGTATGAATAAATGTGTGAGTGAGGGGTTGTGAAGTTCTTGAAATTCGTAAACTCAAGTGTTTCTGAAGAGATGCAgaaaattttgaccaaaaatctcacaTGCTTTCAAATCGTGGGAGCAGAAAAAGGGACCCAGAGAGAAAATTTATGATATTTCTTTCTTCATCTACAGAACCCTAATCTCTACTATCCTAGattcttatctttattttattttattttatttttgaagaaaatgtttttaaaaaaaataggtttttcttttcttttttggtaAGTGTCCTTTTAGAGGTTACACTGTTCATTCTTCACGATTGTAGATGAATTTTTTATAgttaaattcattttttattgtttGGTAAAATCGAAATACACACGTTGGTGTTTTTATGCTGCTGGGCTTATTTTTCCCAAGCTAGGAACTGACTGAGTTTCTGACAAAATTATTCTCCTAGGGTTTGTTTGTTAATCAATATTTTACTGACTAAAACCGATTCTAAGTATGTGTTTAACAGTTTCAAAGGATTCATTGGGTTTTGTGCTGCAAAGACAAACACACATAGTTGTAGTCCTTTCAGTCTTAAATATCACTCTGgtttttatctttattataaGAAACTTTTTTACATAAATTGAATATTCAATCtatttaattcatatataattCAAATATACTGTGTTTTGTACTGAAACTAGAGTTAATCGGTCTTAAATATTTCATTGGTTTTTATCTTTAAGCATATTTAGTTTATAATtcactcttaattttattttatgtttcgctttagctttttaacaaaaaaatattataaattagttCTTTAATTTtacttatattattttatttggtcTTTTCGGTTAAatttctgtaaaaaaaaattaagttatagTGACGTGGTTGTACAACAAGGATCAATGTCCGAATGTGATTCAACATTTGGACTATAAAATAGAATTTTCATTTATGTTTTTTAGATTAAAGTTATTCACCATCCGAGAAACTTAATGGAAATTCTATTTTATAGTATAAATGTTAAGTTAGGTTTAGACTTTGAGGCTtggggtcttgctaaccagtgccctcagggcaatggttaagcattcctaaaaaagaaaatattttatagaaattttaatatttcaattttcaaggtattaaatacgca from Vicia villosa cultivar HV-30 ecotype Madison, WI linkage group LG4, Vvil1.0, whole genome shotgun sequence encodes the following:
- the LOC131596448 gene encoding homeotic protein knotted-1-like — translated: MEEYINNPNPNPNQNQSSRPNFLYNQIPMNNNSFHLQSRGSENCFQSEQVHHHQHQHHQQSAVKTESNSTSQLHTPIFHYPNLMRTNIIPQTIMNHHQQSGGGGGSPSSSNEAEAIKAKIIAHPQYSSLLQAYMDCQKIGAPPEVVARMVEARQEFEARQRSSVNSRESSKDPELDQFMEAYYDMLVKYREELTRPIQEAMDFMRRIETQLNMLCNGPLRIFPDDKNEGVGSSEEEQENSGGETDQVPEIDPRAEDRELKNHLLKKYSGYLSSLKQELSKKKKKGKLPKEARQKLLNWWELHYKWPYPSESEKVALAESTGLDQKQINNWFINQRKRHWKPSEDMQFMVMDGLHPQSAALYMDGHYMADGPYRLGP